One segment of Nyctibius grandis isolate bNycGra1 chromosome 11, bNycGra1.pri, whole genome shotgun sequence DNA contains the following:
- the ARHGAP9 gene encoding rho GTPase-activating protein 9 isoform X5 produces the protein MAPGGVPAASAPGGPDPPPPQEQVRRASESRWARPFFVPATYVAELDPSDTGRRNTLPPSQPPGMGLPPQYRSLDDLCGPPPAPPPDARVTPTCPVGHCIGRSQLTEGALPAAPPTLLRCQSHQELLAQDTGVPPAGAAMIYCNLEELQRVGGHTEPPVPAGPPLQVLGAWERHLDPSSGRCFFYNPQTGMTSWKPPRRHREAQVSHSRTLAHHSLEDQAASPEPSLAPAKPPPCAPTLPTEVQKAGQLNRTKIAEGGRKLRKSWGVSWVVLAGNSLIFYKEPKGPAPTAWCPASSRPESSVDLRGAALDWARDLSSKKNVIHLRTVTGNEFLLQSDQEATIQEWAWAIRGVIRRLDLENPVDVPVGWLHRGDVGDLELSGDEDEVPRVMEGAGAPGALHTPDASEKKRVKSKLRRFMLKRPPLQSLQEKGLIRDQVFGCRLDALCQRENTTVPRFVRLCVEAIEERGLDVDGIYRVNGNLSVIQKLRFAVDRERAVTSDGRYVFPEQLCQEERLSLADPEWSDVHVVTGALKLFFRELPEPLVPYGLFDPFIEAVKLPDPQEQVERVTELVQSLPPPNYATLRYLLAHLCRVMERVDVNRMTRQNIGIVFGPTLLRPEREPGSLAAGMDQQNQAVELLLKHFDCIFPAPL, from the exons aTGGCCCCGGGAGGTGTCCCCGCTGCCTCCGCTCCGGGCGGGCCCGACCCACCACCCCCGCAGGAACAG GTGAGACGGGCCAGCGAGTCCCGCTGGGCTCGGCCCTTCTTCGTCCCTGCTACCTACGTGGCCGAGCTGGACCCTAGTGACACCGGCAGACGGAACACGCTGCCTCCCAGCCAGCCTCCGGGTATGG gTCTGCCACCACAGTACCGCTCACTGGATGACCTGTGTggcccacccccagcccccccaccAGATGCCAGGGTGACCCCCACCTGCCCCGTGGGCCACTGCATCGGCAGGAGCCAGCTGACAGAGGgggccctgcctgctgcccccccAACCCTGCTGCGGTGCCAGTCCCATCAGGAGCTGCTGGCTCAGGACACTGGG GTGCCCCCCGCAGGAGCCGCCATGATCTACTGCAACCTTGAGGAGCTGCAGCGGGTGGGGGGCCACACTGAGCCCCCCGTGCCAGCCGGGCCCCCCCTCCAGGTTTTGGGGGCTTGGGAGCGTCACCTGGACCCCAGCTCTGGTCGCTGCTTCTTCTACAACCCCCAGACGGGCATGACCTCTTGGAAACCCCCCCGGCGGCACCGGGAGGCG CAGGTGAGCCACAGCCGGACCCTCGCCCACCACAGCCTGGAGGACCAGGCAGCTTCCCCCGAACCCTCCCTGGCCCCCGCCAAGCCCCCGCCCTGCgcccccaccctgcccacg GAGGTGCAGAAGGCCGGGCAGCTCAACAGGACCAAGATCGCTGAGGGGGGAAGGAAGCTCAG GAAGAGCTGGGGAGTCTCCTGGGTGGTGCTGGCCGGGAACAGCCTCATCTTCTACAAGGAGCCCAAGGGACCGGCACCCACTGCCTGG tgccctgCCAGCAGCCGCCCCGAGAGCAGCGTGGATCTGCGGGGGGCTGCCCTGGATTGGGCCCGTGACCTCTCCAGCAAGAAGAACGTCATCCAT ctccgCACTGTGACGGGGAACGAGTTCCTGCTGCAGTCGGATCAAGAAGCCACCATCCAGGAGTGGGCCTGGGCCATCCGGGGGGTCATCCGCCGGCTG GACCTGGAGAACCCCGTGGATGTGCCTGTGGGGTGGCTGCACCGGGGGGATGTTGGGGACCTGGAGCTCAGCGGGGACGAGGATGAGGTGCCACGGGTCATggagggggccggggctccAG GTGCCCTCCACACCCCTGATGCCTCGGAGAAGAAGCGGGTGAAGAGCAAGCTGAGGCGCTTCATGCTGAAGCGGCCCCCGCTGCAGAGCCTGCAGGAGAAGGGGCTCATTCGAG ACCAGGTGTTCGGGTGCCGCCTGGACGCCCTGTGCCAGCGGGAGAACACCACCGTGCCCCGCTTCGTCCGGCTCTGCGTGGAGGCCATCGAGGAGAGAG GCCTTGATGTTGACGGGATCTACCGGGTCAACGGGAACCTGTCTGTGATCCAGAAGCTGCGTTTTGCTGTGGACCGGG AGCGAGCCGTGACCTCGGACGGGCGCTATGTCTTTCCTGAGCAGCTGTGCCAAG AGGAGCGGCTCAGCCTGGCAGACCCTGAGTGGAGCGATGTCCACGTGGTGACCGGTGCCCTCAAGCTCTTCTTCCGGGAGCTGCCCGAGCCCCTCGTGCCCTACGGGCTCTTCGACCCCTTCATTGAAGCTGTCA AGCTGCCAGACCCCCAGGAGCAGGTGGAGCGGGTGACTGAGCTGGTGCAGAGCCTGCCCCCCCCCAACTACGCCACCCTGCGCTACCTCCTGGCTCACCTCTGCCG GGTGATGGAGCGGGTAGATGTCAACCGCATGACACGCCAGAACATCGGCATCGTGTTTGGGCCAACGCTGCTGCGGCCGGAGCGGGAGCcgggcagcctggcagcaggcaTGGACCAGCAGAACCAGgctgtggagctgctgctgaaacacTTTGATTGCATCTTCCCTGCGCCCCTCTGA